A section of the Vidua chalybeata isolate OUT-0048 chromosome 32, bVidCha1 merged haplotype, whole genome shotgun sequence genome encodes:
- the LOC128801961 gene encoding metabotropic glutamate receptor 6-like isoform X2 — protein MCSGRGAPLIPLSPPIIHIWFNWGGQLTCRSSAKPGWGGGAPSPSLPHQHLEGPRGGDLGGTGGGRTGAAPVPSGCTGTGAPTGQPTMPTPLMALLVALLSLCPPCRCPPAPTQPHAIRLEGDLTLGGLFPVHARGPAGVPCGPVKKEKGIHRLEAMLYALDRVNGDPRVLPNLTLGARILDTCSRDTYALEQALSFVRSLLPPEGGEGSCPDGSAPRRPPPERLVGVIGASASSVSIMVANVLRLFAIPQISYASTAPELSDPGRYEFFSRVVPPDSYQAQAMVAVVRALGWSYVSTLASEGNYGESGVEAFVQSSREAGGLCIAQSIKIPREPKPGEFAKVIGRLMETSTARGVVLFANEDDIRRVLEAATLANLSGHFSWVGSDSWGAKMAPVQGLEEAAHGAITILPKRASVPGFDEYFTSRSLENNRRNLWFHEFWEDDFNCRLPHGTAPHGDAAGAPGAPVRKCTGRERIGRDSPYEQEGKVQFVIDAVLAMAHGLHSLLGEACPGGGLCAHMDPPDGRRLLTHIRRVAFNGSAGTPVSFNENGDAPGRYDIFQFQGGNGTGAYRAVGQWVQGLHLQEDAMAWGSNSSSPPPSVCSLPCGPGERKKPVKGVPCCWHCELCGGYQYRADLLTCLPCAPHLRPTPNRTACRPTPVLRLRWGDPCAAVPLALATLGLMATAFVLATFVRHHETPIVKASGRELSYVLLAGIALVYAITFLMVAEPGVGVCALRRLFLGMGMSLTYAALLTKTNRIYRIFEQGKRSVTPPRFISPTSQLVITFTLSGLQLVAAATWLLVRPPHALIDYEMGRTPDPEAARGVLRCDMAEGATLACLAYALLLMLTCTVYAVKARGVPETFNEAKPIGFAMYTTCVVWLAFGPIFFGAAQSAERVHVQTATLTVSMSLSASVPLGLLYAPKVYVILLHPERNQPKRRGADPPP, from the exons ATGTGTTCGGGGAGGGGGGCACCCCTAATTCCCCTCAGCCCCCCAATAATTCACATCTGGTTTAACTGGGGGGGGCAGTTAACTTGCAGGAGTTCGGCCAAGCCAGGATGGGGCGGGGGggccccttccccctcccttccccatcaGCATCTGGAGGGACCCCgagggggggatttggggggaactggggggggcAGGACGGGGGCGGCCCCAGTCCCCAGCggctgcacagggacaggagcacccACGGGCCAG CCCACCATGCCCACCCCACTGATGGCCCTGCTGgtggccctgctgtccctgtgcccgcCATGCCGCTGCCCCCCGGCGCCCACCCAGCCCCACGCCATCCGGCTGGAGGGCGACCTGACGCTGGGGGGGCTGTTCCCGGTGCacgcccgcggccccgccggggtGCCCTGCGGGCCGGTCAAGAAGGAGAAGGGCATCCACCGGCTGGAGGCCATGCTGTACGCGCTGGACCGCGTCAACGGCGACCCGCGCGTGCTGCCCAACCTGACGCTGGGCGCCCGCATCCTGGACacctgctccagggacacctaCGCCCTGGAGCAGGCGCTGAGCTTCGTGCGCAGCCTCCTGCCCCCCGAGGGGGGCGAGGGCAGCTGCCCCGACGGGTcggccccgcgccggccccCGCCCGAGCGCCTGGTCGGGGTCATCGGGGCGTCCGCCAGCTCCGTGTCCATCATGGTGGCCAACGTGCTGCGGCTGTTCGCG atCCCCCAGATCAGCTACGCCTCCACGGCCCCCGAGCTGTCGGACCCCGGGCGTTACGAGTTCTTCTCGCGGGTGGTGCCGCCGGACTCGTACCAGGCGCAGGCCATGGTGGCCGTGGTGCGGGCGCTGGGCTGGAGCTACGTCAGCACGCTGGCCTCCGAGGGCAACTACGGCGAGAGCGGCGTCGAGGCCTTCGTGCAGAGCTCCCGCGAGGCCG GGGGCCTGTGCATTGCCCAGTCTATCAAGATCCCGCGGGAGCCGAAGCCAGGGGAGTTTGCCAAGGTCATCGGGCGCCTGATGGAGACATCGACCGCGCGCGGGGTCGTGCTCTTTGCCAACGAGGATGACATCCG gcgGGTGCTGGAGGCCGCCACGCTGGCCAACCTCTCGGGCCACTTCTCGTGGGTGGGCTCGGACAGCTGGGGGGCCAAGATGGCGCCggtgcagggcctggaggaggcGGCACACGGGGCCATCACCATCCTGCCCAAACGGGCCTCAGTGCCCG gcTTTGACGAGTACTTCACGTCGCGCTCGCTGGAGAACAACCGCCGCAACCTCTGGTTCCACGAGTTCTGGGAGGACGACTTCAACTGCCGCCTGCCCCACGGCACCGCGCCCCACGGGGACGCCGCGGGGGCACCCGGAGCGCCCGTGCGCAAGTGCACAG GGCGGGAGCGCATCGGGCGGGACTCGCCCTACgagcaggaggggaaggtgCAGTTTGTCATCGACGCCGTGCTGGCCATGGCCCACGGGCTGCACTCGCTGCTGGGCGAGGCCTGCCCGGGCGGGGGGCTCTGTGCCCACATGGACCCCCCCGACGGGCGCCGCCTGCTCACCCACATCCGCAGGGTGGCCTTCAACG GCAGCGCGGGGACACCAGTGTCCTTCAACGAGAACGGGGACGCCCCCGGGCGCTACGACATCTTCCAGTTCCAGGGGGGCAACGGCACCGGGGCCTACCGGGCTGTGGGGCAGTGGGTGCAGGGGCTGCACCTGCAG GAGGACGCCATGGCCTGGGGCTCCAACTCGTCGTCACCGCCACCCTCGGTGTGCAGCCTGCCGTGCGGCCCCGGCGAGCGCAAGAAGCCGGTGAAGGGGGTTCcgtgctgctggcactgtgagCTCTGCGGGGGCTACCAGTACCGGGCCGACCTGCTcacctgcctgccctgtgcccctcaCCTGCGCCCCACGCCCAACCGCACCGCCTGCCGCCCCACACCTGTGCTGCGCCTGCGCTGGGGCGACCCCTGCGCCGCCGTCCCGCTGGCCCTGGCCACGCTGGGGCTGATGGCCACCGCCTTCGTGCTGGCCACCTTCGTGCGGCACCACGAGACGCCGATCGTCAAAGCGTCGGGGCGCGAGCTGAGCTACGTCCTGCTGGCCGGCATCGCCCTGGTCTACGCCATCACCTTCCTCATGGTGGCCGAGCCCGGCGTGGGGGTCTGCGCCCTGCGGCGACTCTTCCTGGGCATGGGCATGAGCCTGACCTACGCCGCGCTGCTGACCAAGACCAACCGCATCTACCGCATCTTCGAGCAGG GGAAGCGCTCGGTGACGCCGCCGCGCTTCATCAGCCCCACCTCGCAGCTGGTCATCACCTTCACGCTCAGCGGGCTGCAGCTGGTGGCCGCGGCCACCTGGCTGCTGGTCCGGCCACCCCACGCCCTCATCGACTACGAGATGGGCCGGACCCCCGACCCCGAGGCGGCGCGGGGGGTCCTGCGCTGCGACATGGCCGAGGGGGCCACGCTGGCCTGCCTGGCCTACGCCCTGCTGCTGATGCTCACCTGCACCGTGTACGCCGTCAAAGCGCGCGGCGTCCCCGAGACCTTCAACGAGGCCAAGCCCATCGGCTTCGCCATGTACACCACCTGCGTGGTGTGGCTCGCCTTCGGGCCCATCTTCTTCGGAGCCGCCCAGTCGGCagagagg GTGCACGTGCAGACGGCCACGCTGACGGTGTCCATGTCGCTGTCGGCCTCGGTGCCGCTGGGGCTCCTCTACGCCCCCAAGGTCTACGTGATCCTGCTGCACCCCGAGCGCAACCAGCCCAAGCGGCGCGGTGCCGACCCCCCCCCGTAG
- the LOC128801961 gene encoding metabotropic glutamate receptor 6-like isoform X3 — protein sequence MCSGRGAPLIPLSPPIIHIWFNWGGQLTCRSSAKPGWGGGAPSPSLPHQHLEGPRGGDLGGTGGGRTGAAPVPSGCTGTGAPTGQPTMPTPLMALLVALLSLCPPCRCPPAPTQPHAIRLEGDLTLGGLFPVHARGPAGVPCGPVKKEKGIHRLEAMLYALDRVNGDPRVLPNLTLGARILDTCSRDTYALEQALSFVRSLLPPEGGEGSCPDGSAPRRPPPERLVGVIGASASSVSIMVANVLRLFAIPQISYASTAPELSDPGRYEFFSRVVPPDSYQAQAMVAVVRALGWSYVSTLASEGNYGESGVEAFVQSSREAGGLYWVILGCTGLYWVLLGGALGEALGALGGALGYTGRHRTILGSTGRMSSAWNREVLRPGQGGWSPSTLVHTGPYWFILVCTGAGGLCIAQSIKIPREPKPGEFAKVIGRLMETSTARGVVLFANEDDIRRVLEAATLANLSGHFSWVGSDSWGAKMAPVQGLEEAAHGAITILPKRASVPGFDEYFTSRSLENNRRNLWFHEFWEDDFNCRLPHGTAPHGDAAGAPGAPVRKCTGRERIGRDSPYEQEGKVQFVIDAVLAMAHGLHSLLGEACPGGGLCAHMDPPDGRRLLTHIRRVAFNGSAGTPVSFNENGDAPGRYDIFQFQGGNGTGAYRAVGQWVQGLHLQEDAMAWGSNSSSPPPSVCSLPCGPGERKKPVKGVPCCWHCELCGGYQYRADLLTCLPCAPHLRPTPNRTACRPTPVLRLRWGDPCAAVPLALATLGLMATAFVLATFVRHHETPIVKASGRELSYVLLAGIALVYAITFLMVAEPGVGVCALRRLFLGMGMSLTYAALLTKTNRIYRIFEQDQPRPQGR from the exons ATGTGTTCGGGGAGGGGGGCACCCCTAATTCCCCTCAGCCCCCCAATAATTCACATCTGGTTTAACTGGGGGGGGCAGTTAACTTGCAGGAGTTCGGCCAAGCCAGGATGGGGCGGGGGggccccttccccctcccttccccatcaGCATCTGGAGGGACCCCgagggggggatttggggggaactggggggggcAGGACGGGGGCGGCCCCAGTCCCCAGCggctgcacagggacaggagcacccACGGGCCAG CCCACCATGCCCACCCCACTGATGGCCCTGCTGgtggccctgctgtccctgtgcccgcCATGCCGCTGCCCCCCGGCGCCCACCCAGCCCCACGCCATCCGGCTGGAGGGCGACCTGACGCTGGGGGGGCTGTTCCCGGTGCacgcccgcggccccgccggggtGCCCTGCGGGCCGGTCAAGAAGGAGAAGGGCATCCACCGGCTGGAGGCCATGCTGTACGCGCTGGACCGCGTCAACGGCGACCCGCGCGTGCTGCCCAACCTGACGCTGGGCGCCCGCATCCTGGACacctgctccagggacacctaCGCCCTGGAGCAGGCGCTGAGCTTCGTGCGCAGCCTCCTGCCCCCCGAGGGGGGCGAGGGCAGCTGCCCCGACGGGTcggccccgcgccggccccCGCCCGAGCGCCTGGTCGGGGTCATCGGGGCGTCCGCCAGCTCCGTGTCCATCATGGTGGCCAACGTGCTGCGGCTGTTCGCG atCCCCCAGATCAGCTACGCCTCCACGGCCCCCGAGCTGTCGGACCCCGGGCGTTACGAGTTCTTCTCGCGGGTGGTGCCGCCGGACTCGTACCAGGCGCAGGCCATGGTGGCCGTGGTGCGGGCGCTGGGCTGGAGCTACGTCAGCACGCTGGCCTCCGAGGGCAACTACGGCGAGAGCGGCGTCGAGGCCTTCGTGCAGAGCTCCCGCGAGGCCGGTGGGCTgtactgggttatactgggttgtactgggctgtactgggttCTACTGggaggggcactgggagaggcattgggagcactgggaggggcaTTGGGTTACACTGGGAGGCACCGGACCATACTGGGATCTACTGGGAGGATGAGCTCTGCATGGAACAGGGAGGTTCTGAGGCCTGGACAGGGAGGGTGGTCCCCATCCACACTGGTCCACACCggtccgtactggtttatactggtctgtactggggCAGGGGGCCTGTGCATTGCCCAGTCTATCAAGATCCCGCGGGAGCCGAAGCCAGGGGAGTTTGCCAAGGTCATCGGGCGCCTGATGGAGACATCGACCGCGCGCGGGGTCGTGCTCTTTGCCAACGAGGATGACATCCG gcgGGTGCTGGAGGCCGCCACGCTGGCCAACCTCTCGGGCCACTTCTCGTGGGTGGGCTCGGACAGCTGGGGGGCCAAGATGGCGCCggtgcagggcctggaggaggcGGCACACGGGGCCATCACCATCCTGCCCAAACGGGCCTCAGTGCCCG gcTTTGACGAGTACTTCACGTCGCGCTCGCTGGAGAACAACCGCCGCAACCTCTGGTTCCACGAGTTCTGGGAGGACGACTTCAACTGCCGCCTGCCCCACGGCACCGCGCCCCACGGGGACGCCGCGGGGGCACCCGGAGCGCCCGTGCGCAAGTGCACAG GGCGGGAGCGCATCGGGCGGGACTCGCCCTACgagcaggaggggaaggtgCAGTTTGTCATCGACGCCGTGCTGGCCATGGCCCACGGGCTGCACTCGCTGCTGGGCGAGGCCTGCCCGGGCGGGGGGCTCTGTGCCCACATGGACCCCCCCGACGGGCGCCGCCTGCTCACCCACATCCGCAGGGTGGCCTTCAACG GCAGCGCGGGGACACCAGTGTCCTTCAACGAGAACGGGGACGCCCCCGGGCGCTACGACATCTTCCAGTTCCAGGGGGGCAACGGCACCGGGGCCTACCGGGCTGTGGGGCAGTGGGTGCAGGGGCTGCACCTGCAG GAGGACGCCATGGCCTGGGGCTCCAACTCGTCGTCACCGCCACCCTCGGTGTGCAGCCTGCCGTGCGGCCCCGGCGAGCGCAAGAAGCCGGTGAAGGGGGTTCcgtgctgctggcactgtgagCTCTGCGGGGGCTACCAGTACCGGGCCGACCTGCTcacctgcctgccctgtgcccctcaCCTGCGCCCCACGCCCAACCGCACCGCCTGCCGCCCCACACCTGTGCTGCGCCTGCGCTGGGGCGACCCCTGCGCCGCCGTCCCGCTGGCCCTGGCCACGCTGGGGCTGATGGCCACCGCCTTCGTGCTGGCCACCTTCGTGCGGCACCACGAGACGCCGATCGTCAAAGCGTCGGGGCGCGAGCTGAGCTACGTCCTGCTGGCCGGCATCGCCCTGGTCTACGCCATCACCTTCCTCATGGTGGCCGAGCCCGGCGTGGGGGTCTGCGCCCTGCGGCGACTCTTCCTGGGCATGGGCATGAGCCTGACCTACGCCGCGCTGCTGACCAAGACCAACCGCATCTACCGCATCTTCGAGCAGG ACCAGCCCCGTCCCCAAGGGAGGTGA
- the LOC128801961 gene encoding metabotropic glutamate receptor 6-like isoform X4, producing MCSGRGAPLIPLSPPIIHIWFNWGGQLTCRSSAKPGWGGGAPSPSLPHQHLEGPRGGDLGGTGGGRTGAAPVPSGCTGTGAPTGQPTMPTPLMALLVALLSLCPPCRCPPAPTQPHAIRLEGDLTLGGLFPVHARGPAGVPCGPVKKEKGIHRLEAMLYALDRVNGDPRVLPNLTLGARILDTCSRDTYALEQALSFVRSLLPPEGGEGSCPDGSAPRRPPPERLVGVIGASASSVSIMVANVLRLFAIPQISYASTAPELSDPGRYEFFSRVVPPDSYQAQAMVAVVRALGWSYVSTLASEGNYGESGVEAFVQSSREAGGLYWVILGCTGLYWVLLGGALGEALGALGGALGYTGRHRTILGSTGRMSSAWNREVLRPGQGGWSPSTLVHTGPYWFILVCTGAGGLCIAQSIKIPREPKPGEFAKVIGRLMETSTARGVVLFANEDDIRRVLEAATLANLSGHFSWVGSDSWGAKMAPVQGLEEAAHGAITILPKRASVPGFDEYFTSRSLENNRRNLWFHEFWEDDFNCRLPHGTAPHGDAAGAPGAPVRKCTGRERIGRDSPYEQEGKVQFVIDAVLAMAHGLHSLLGEACPGGGLCAHMDPPDGRRLLTHIRRVAFNGSAGTPVSFNENGDAPGRYDIFQFQGGNGTGAYRAVGQWVQGLHLQEDAMAWGSNSSSPPPSVCSLPCGPGERKKPVKGVPCCWHCELCGGYQYRADLLTCLPCAPHLRPTPNRTACRPTPVLRLRWGDPCAAVPLALATLGLMATAFVLATFVRHHETPIVKASGRELSYVLLAGIALVYAITFLMVAEPGVGVCALRRLFLGMGMSLTYAALLTKTNRIYRIFEQGR from the exons ATGTGTTCGGGGAGGGGGGCACCCCTAATTCCCCTCAGCCCCCCAATAATTCACATCTGGTTTAACTGGGGGGGGCAGTTAACTTGCAGGAGTTCGGCCAAGCCAGGATGGGGCGGGGGggccccttccccctcccttccccatcaGCATCTGGAGGGACCCCgagggggggatttggggggaactggggggggcAGGACGGGGGCGGCCCCAGTCCCCAGCggctgcacagggacaggagcacccACGGGCCAG CCCACCATGCCCACCCCACTGATGGCCCTGCTGgtggccctgctgtccctgtgcccgcCATGCCGCTGCCCCCCGGCGCCCACCCAGCCCCACGCCATCCGGCTGGAGGGCGACCTGACGCTGGGGGGGCTGTTCCCGGTGCacgcccgcggccccgccggggtGCCCTGCGGGCCGGTCAAGAAGGAGAAGGGCATCCACCGGCTGGAGGCCATGCTGTACGCGCTGGACCGCGTCAACGGCGACCCGCGCGTGCTGCCCAACCTGACGCTGGGCGCCCGCATCCTGGACacctgctccagggacacctaCGCCCTGGAGCAGGCGCTGAGCTTCGTGCGCAGCCTCCTGCCCCCCGAGGGGGGCGAGGGCAGCTGCCCCGACGGGTcggccccgcgccggccccCGCCCGAGCGCCTGGTCGGGGTCATCGGGGCGTCCGCCAGCTCCGTGTCCATCATGGTGGCCAACGTGCTGCGGCTGTTCGCG atCCCCCAGATCAGCTACGCCTCCACGGCCCCCGAGCTGTCGGACCCCGGGCGTTACGAGTTCTTCTCGCGGGTGGTGCCGCCGGACTCGTACCAGGCGCAGGCCATGGTGGCCGTGGTGCGGGCGCTGGGCTGGAGCTACGTCAGCACGCTGGCCTCCGAGGGCAACTACGGCGAGAGCGGCGTCGAGGCCTTCGTGCAGAGCTCCCGCGAGGCCGGTGGGCTgtactgggttatactgggttgtactgggctgtactgggttCTACTGggaggggcactgggagaggcattgggagcactgggaggggcaTTGGGTTACACTGGGAGGCACCGGACCATACTGGGATCTACTGGGAGGATGAGCTCTGCATGGAACAGGGAGGTTCTGAGGCCTGGACAGGGAGGGTGGTCCCCATCCACACTGGTCCACACCggtccgtactggtttatactggtctgtactggggCAGGGGGCCTGTGCATTGCCCAGTCTATCAAGATCCCGCGGGAGCCGAAGCCAGGGGAGTTTGCCAAGGTCATCGGGCGCCTGATGGAGACATCGACCGCGCGCGGGGTCGTGCTCTTTGCCAACGAGGATGACATCCG gcgGGTGCTGGAGGCCGCCACGCTGGCCAACCTCTCGGGCCACTTCTCGTGGGTGGGCTCGGACAGCTGGGGGGCCAAGATGGCGCCggtgcagggcctggaggaggcGGCACACGGGGCCATCACCATCCTGCCCAAACGGGCCTCAGTGCCCG gcTTTGACGAGTACTTCACGTCGCGCTCGCTGGAGAACAACCGCCGCAACCTCTGGTTCCACGAGTTCTGGGAGGACGACTTCAACTGCCGCCTGCCCCACGGCACCGCGCCCCACGGGGACGCCGCGGGGGCACCCGGAGCGCCCGTGCGCAAGTGCACAG GGCGGGAGCGCATCGGGCGGGACTCGCCCTACgagcaggaggggaaggtgCAGTTTGTCATCGACGCCGTGCTGGCCATGGCCCACGGGCTGCACTCGCTGCTGGGCGAGGCCTGCCCGGGCGGGGGGCTCTGTGCCCACATGGACCCCCCCGACGGGCGCCGCCTGCTCACCCACATCCGCAGGGTGGCCTTCAACG GCAGCGCGGGGACACCAGTGTCCTTCAACGAGAACGGGGACGCCCCCGGGCGCTACGACATCTTCCAGTTCCAGGGGGGCAACGGCACCGGGGCCTACCGGGCTGTGGGGCAGTGGGTGCAGGGGCTGCACCTGCAG GAGGACGCCATGGCCTGGGGCTCCAACTCGTCGTCACCGCCACCCTCGGTGTGCAGCCTGCCGTGCGGCCCCGGCGAGCGCAAGAAGCCGGTGAAGGGGGTTCcgtgctgctggcactgtgagCTCTGCGGGGGCTACCAGTACCGGGCCGACCTGCTcacctgcctgccctgtgcccctcaCCTGCGCCCCACGCCCAACCGCACCGCCTGCCGCCCCACACCTGTGCTGCGCCTGCGCTGGGGCGACCCCTGCGCCGCCGTCCCGCTGGCCCTGGCCACGCTGGGGCTGATGGCCACCGCCTTCGTGCTGGCCACCTTCGTGCGGCACCACGAGACGCCGATCGTCAAAGCGTCGGGGCGCGAGCTGAGCTACGTCCTGCTGGCCGGCATCGCCCTGGTCTACGCCATCACCTTCCTCATGGTGGCCGAGCCCGGCGTGGGGGTCTGCGCCCTGCGGCGACTCTTCCTGGGCATGGGCATGAGCCTGACCTACGCCGCGCTGCTGACCAAGACCAACCGCATCTACCGCATCTTCGAGCAGG GGAGGTGA
- the LOC128801961 gene encoding metabotropic glutamate receptor 6-like isoform X1 → MCSGRGAPLIPLSPPIIHIWFNWGGQLTCRSSAKPGWGGGAPSPSLPHQHLEGPRGGDLGGTGGGRTGAAPVPSGCTGTGAPTGQPTMPTPLMALLVALLSLCPPCRCPPAPTQPHAIRLEGDLTLGGLFPVHARGPAGVPCGPVKKEKGIHRLEAMLYALDRVNGDPRVLPNLTLGARILDTCSRDTYALEQALSFVRSLLPPEGGEGSCPDGSAPRRPPPERLVGVIGASASSVSIMVANVLRLFAIPQISYASTAPELSDPGRYEFFSRVVPPDSYQAQAMVAVVRALGWSYVSTLASEGNYGESGVEAFVQSSREAGGLYWVILGCTGLYWVLLGGALGEALGALGGALGYTGRHRTILGSTGRMSSAWNREVLRPGQGGWSPSTLVHTGPYWFILVCTGAGGLCIAQSIKIPREPKPGEFAKVIGRLMETSTARGVVLFANEDDIRRVLEAATLANLSGHFSWVGSDSWGAKMAPVQGLEEAAHGAITILPKRASVPGFDEYFTSRSLENNRRNLWFHEFWEDDFNCRLPHGTAPHGDAAGAPGAPVRKCTGRERIGRDSPYEQEGKVQFVIDAVLAMAHGLHSLLGEACPGGGLCAHMDPPDGRRLLTHIRRVAFNGSAGTPVSFNENGDAPGRYDIFQFQGGNGTGAYRAVGQWVQGLHLQEDAMAWGSNSSSPPPSVCSLPCGPGERKKPVKGVPCCWHCELCGGYQYRADLLTCLPCAPHLRPTPNRTACRPTPVLRLRWGDPCAAVPLALATLGLMATAFVLATFVRHHETPIVKASGRELSYVLLAGIALVYAITFLMVAEPGVGVCALRRLFLGMGMSLTYAALLTKTNRIYRIFEQGKRSVTPPRFISPTSQLVITFTLSGLQLVAAATWLLVRPPHALIDYEMGRTPDPEAARGVLRCDMAEGATLACLAYALLLMLTCTVYAVKARGVPETFNEAKPIGFAMYTTCVVWLAFGPIFFGAAQSAERVHVQTATLTVSMSLSASVPLGLLYAPKVYVILLHPERNQPKRRGADPPP, encoded by the exons ATGTGTTCGGGGAGGGGGGCACCCCTAATTCCCCTCAGCCCCCCAATAATTCACATCTGGTTTAACTGGGGGGGGCAGTTAACTTGCAGGAGTTCGGCCAAGCCAGGATGGGGCGGGGGggccccttccccctcccttccccatcaGCATCTGGAGGGACCCCgagggggggatttggggggaactggggggggcAGGACGGGGGCGGCCCCAGTCCCCAGCggctgcacagggacaggagcacccACGGGCCAG CCCACCATGCCCACCCCACTGATGGCCCTGCTGgtggccctgctgtccctgtgcccgcCATGCCGCTGCCCCCCGGCGCCCACCCAGCCCCACGCCATCCGGCTGGAGGGCGACCTGACGCTGGGGGGGCTGTTCCCGGTGCacgcccgcggccccgccggggtGCCCTGCGGGCCGGTCAAGAAGGAGAAGGGCATCCACCGGCTGGAGGCCATGCTGTACGCGCTGGACCGCGTCAACGGCGACCCGCGCGTGCTGCCCAACCTGACGCTGGGCGCCCGCATCCTGGACacctgctccagggacacctaCGCCCTGGAGCAGGCGCTGAGCTTCGTGCGCAGCCTCCTGCCCCCCGAGGGGGGCGAGGGCAGCTGCCCCGACGGGTcggccccgcgccggccccCGCCCGAGCGCCTGGTCGGGGTCATCGGGGCGTCCGCCAGCTCCGTGTCCATCATGGTGGCCAACGTGCTGCGGCTGTTCGCG atCCCCCAGATCAGCTACGCCTCCACGGCCCCCGAGCTGTCGGACCCCGGGCGTTACGAGTTCTTCTCGCGGGTGGTGCCGCCGGACTCGTACCAGGCGCAGGCCATGGTGGCCGTGGTGCGGGCGCTGGGCTGGAGCTACGTCAGCACGCTGGCCTCCGAGGGCAACTACGGCGAGAGCGGCGTCGAGGCCTTCGTGCAGAGCTCCCGCGAGGCCGGTGGGCTgtactgggttatactgggttgtactgggctgtactgggttCTACTGggaggggcactgggagaggcattgggagcactgggaggggcaTTGGGTTACACTGGGAGGCACCGGACCATACTGGGATCTACTGGGAGGATGAGCTCTGCATGGAACAGGGAGGTTCTGAGGCCTGGACAGGGAGGGTGGTCCCCATCCACACTGGTCCACACCggtccgtactggtttatactggtctgtactggggCAGGGGGCCTGTGCATTGCCCAGTCTATCAAGATCCCGCGGGAGCCGAAGCCAGGGGAGTTTGCCAAGGTCATCGGGCGCCTGATGGAGACATCGACCGCGCGCGGGGTCGTGCTCTTTGCCAACGAGGATGACATCCG gcgGGTGCTGGAGGCCGCCACGCTGGCCAACCTCTCGGGCCACTTCTCGTGGGTGGGCTCGGACAGCTGGGGGGCCAAGATGGCGCCggtgcagggcctggaggaggcGGCACACGGGGCCATCACCATCCTGCCCAAACGGGCCTCAGTGCCCG gcTTTGACGAGTACTTCACGTCGCGCTCGCTGGAGAACAACCGCCGCAACCTCTGGTTCCACGAGTTCTGGGAGGACGACTTCAACTGCCGCCTGCCCCACGGCACCGCGCCCCACGGGGACGCCGCGGGGGCACCCGGAGCGCCCGTGCGCAAGTGCACAG GGCGGGAGCGCATCGGGCGGGACTCGCCCTACgagcaggaggggaaggtgCAGTTTGTCATCGACGCCGTGCTGGCCATGGCCCACGGGCTGCACTCGCTGCTGGGCGAGGCCTGCCCGGGCGGGGGGCTCTGTGCCCACATGGACCCCCCCGACGGGCGCCGCCTGCTCACCCACATCCGCAGGGTGGCCTTCAACG GCAGCGCGGGGACACCAGTGTCCTTCAACGAGAACGGGGACGCCCCCGGGCGCTACGACATCTTCCAGTTCCAGGGGGGCAACGGCACCGGGGCCTACCGGGCTGTGGGGCAGTGGGTGCAGGGGCTGCACCTGCAG GAGGACGCCATGGCCTGGGGCTCCAACTCGTCGTCACCGCCACCCTCGGTGTGCAGCCTGCCGTGCGGCCCCGGCGAGCGCAAGAAGCCGGTGAAGGGGGTTCcgtgctgctggcactgtgagCTCTGCGGGGGCTACCAGTACCGGGCCGACCTGCTcacctgcctgccctgtgcccctcaCCTGCGCCCCACGCCCAACCGCACCGCCTGCCGCCCCACACCTGTGCTGCGCCTGCGCTGGGGCGACCCCTGCGCCGCCGTCCCGCTGGCCCTGGCCACGCTGGGGCTGATGGCCACCGCCTTCGTGCTGGCCACCTTCGTGCGGCACCACGAGACGCCGATCGTCAAAGCGTCGGGGCGCGAGCTGAGCTACGTCCTGCTGGCCGGCATCGCCCTGGTCTACGCCATCACCTTCCTCATGGTGGCCGAGCCCGGCGTGGGGGTCTGCGCCCTGCGGCGACTCTTCCTGGGCATGGGCATGAGCCTGACCTACGCCGCGCTGCTGACCAAGACCAACCGCATCTACCGCATCTTCGAGCAGG GGAAGCGCTCGGTGACGCCGCCGCGCTTCATCAGCCCCACCTCGCAGCTGGTCATCACCTTCACGCTCAGCGGGCTGCAGCTGGTGGCCGCGGCCACCTGGCTGCTGGTCCGGCCACCCCACGCCCTCATCGACTACGAGATGGGCCGGACCCCCGACCCCGAGGCGGCGCGGGGGGTCCTGCGCTGCGACATGGCCGAGGGGGCCACGCTGGCCTGCCTGGCCTACGCCCTGCTGCTGATGCTCACCTGCACCGTGTACGCCGTCAAAGCGCGCGGCGTCCCCGAGACCTTCAACGAGGCCAAGCCCATCGGCTTCGCCATGTACACCACCTGCGTGGTGTGGCTCGCCTTCGGGCCCATCTTCTTCGGAGCCGCCCAGTCGGCagagagg GTGCACGTGCAGACGGCCACGCTGACGGTGTCCATGTCGCTGTCGGCCTCGGTGCCGCTGGGGCTCCTCTACGCCCCCAAGGTCTACGTGATCCTGCTGCACCCCGAGCGCAACCAGCCCAAGCGGCGCGGTGCCGACCCCCCCCCGTAG